A single Corynebacterium resistens DSM 45100 DNA region contains:
- a CDS encoding TPM domain-containing protein, producing MPPKTSALRFARLPLAGVVGAGLLCSPALFLIDATLPAAHSAPSAGTTDKLALSGQLVDQAGVIDGSTKGKIQEALREGIQKNGTKLYLVYTDEKLSDPKRTAQQLRSQDGSANTFVMVVSTSSRNIGLDWGERVSRTLAGEVRDAAQSKLSSDDWTGSAQAAADKVAGKASTESKVWMGAGATAVVGGVGGALWWSRRNRRRSDAQQLKAARTINPDDVGNYAQQPTHVLRQLAADELQSTDESICKGAQELQVATDEFGPERTRDLARALDHSRNTLSRAFELEQQVRTGVVRSEDQVRATLIEVISSCGKADRSLDAKATEFNDLRHELINAPERVEELRRRTIELRSRIPAAKQKLEDLRHRLDADLLVSVENNPDVAEEEINEADRALDRAQEILKRPAGEQGGLVDVISAARMALNQADNQLTAVERAEEQLHQARTNLSSLITEVEDEVSEAQRLVQGPASFDREAMNAAIDHALEVLPKAHSAQKDGGDVLGAYNNLLNADAALDDALDSARGAESDFRRSDEIVGRMIDHAQTQLQAVEDVIMNRGTIIGVDSRSAAQTARQYINQAQQLRATDPKAAINAAQQGSNWADQATQLVRRDIDHFNNQNNFHGGGGRYGGGDFVTGMLLGSLFSGNGGFGGGFGGSWSDGGGFDGGFGGGDFGGGSDSSSF from the coding sequence ATGCCTCCTAAAACTTCTGCGCTCCGCTTCGCTCGGCTGCCCCTGGCTGGCGTGGTTGGTGCAGGCTTGCTGTGTTCACCTGCACTTTTCTTGATCGACGCCACGCTGCCCGCCGCCCACAGCGCCCCTAGTGCTGGAACAACCGACAAGCTAGCGCTTTCCGGGCAGTTAGTGGATCAGGCCGGCGTAATCGATGGATCGACCAAAGGCAAAATTCAAGAAGCTCTGCGCGAGGGCATTCAGAAGAATGGCACCAAGCTGTACTTGGTGTACACAGATGAAAAACTGTCCGACCCCAAACGAACAGCTCAACAGTTGCGGTCCCAAGATGGTTCTGCCAACACTTTCGTGATGGTAGTGAGTACAAGTTCCCGCAACATCGGTTTGGATTGGGGTGAACGTGTCTCCCGCACGCTGGCCGGAGAAGTGCGGGATGCTGCCCAATCGAAGTTGTCCTCCGATGATTGGACCGGAAGCGCACAAGCTGCTGCGGATAAAGTGGCGGGGAAAGCCAGCACGGAATCAAAGGTTTGGATGGGTGCGGGAGCCACTGCAGTAGTTGGCGGTGTGGGTGGCGCTTTGTGGTGGTCACGCCGCAACCGCCGTAGGAGTGATGCACAACAGTTGAAAGCAGCGCGGACCATTAACCCAGACGATGTCGGAAATTATGCGCAGCAACCAACGCATGTGCTGCGCCAGTTGGCAGCCGATGAACTGCAGAGCACCGATGAATCAATCTGCAAGGGCGCGCAGGAATTGCAGGTGGCCACAGATGAGTTTGGTCCTGAGCGAACCCGTGATCTAGCGCGGGCGCTTGACCATTCCCGTAATACCTTGTCTCGCGCGTTTGAACTTGAACAACAGGTCCGCACAGGCGTGGTGCGCTCTGAAGACCAAGTACGGGCCACCTTGATTGAAGTGATCTCCTCCTGCGGTAAGGCGGACCGCAGCTTGGATGCTAAAGCCACCGAGTTCAACGACTTACGCCACGAACTGATCAATGCGCCCGAACGTGTCGAAGAATTGCGCCGGCGCACGATCGAATTACGTAGCCGAATCCCTGCAGCAAAACAGAAGCTGGAGGATCTTCGCCACCGTTTGGACGCAGACTTGTTGGTTTCCGTCGAAAACAACCCCGATGTTGCCGAAGAAGAAATTAACGAAGCTGACCGCGCATTGGACCGTGCTCAGGAAATACTCAAGCGCCCTGCGGGTGAACAAGGTGGCCTCGTGGACGTGATCAGTGCTGCTCGTATGGCTCTTAACCAAGCTGACAACCAGCTGACTGCGGTCGAACGCGCCGAGGAGCAACTGCATCAAGCCCGCACTAACCTCTCCTCCCTCATCACCGAGGTTGAAGACGAGGTGTCCGAAGCCCAGCGGCTTGTGCAAGGCCCAGCTTCCTTTGACCGCGAGGCGATGAACGCTGCAATCGACCACGCCCTTGAAGTGTTACCGAAAGCTCATTCGGCGCAAAAGGACGGCGGCGATGTTTTAGGTGCATACAACAACTTGCTCAATGCTGACGCCGCACTGGACGATGCTTTGGACTCAGCGCGCGGCGCGGAGAGCGATTTCCGCCGTTCCGATGAGATTGTCGGCCGCATGATTGACCATGCACAAACACAACTGCAAGCTGTAGAAGACGTGATCATGAATCGCGGCACGATCATTGGCGTGGATTCGCGCTCAGCCGCGCAGACAGCCCGTCAATACATCAACCAAGCACAGCAACTCCGTGCAACCGATCCCAAGGCAGCCATCAACGCCGCCCAACAAGGCTCGAACTGGGCCGATCAGGCAACACAATTGGTACGCCGGGATATTGACCACTTCAACAACCAGAACAATTTCCATGGCGGTGGTGGGCGCTACGGTGGCGGCGATTTCGTCACGGGCATGCTGTTAGGTTCGCTTTTCAGCGGAAACGGTGGCTTTGGTGGGGGCTTCGGCGGAAGCTGGAGCGATGGGGGTGGCTTTGACGGAGGTTTCGGAGGAGGCGACTTCGGAGGGGGCTCGGATTCCTCCAGTTTCTAA
- a CDS encoding YdcF family protein: MASYNSVGRGRGSSVGAFFGGIARTITYFIFGTLLVIALITATTATHVWSFARADDRQQADIIFVLGAAQYNGKPSKWLAARLDHAAELYKEGVAPKIVTVGYKKDGDKFTEAEAGKNYLVSDYGVPESDVIALGTGVDTISSAEALHSEAQSRGWSTAVVVTDPGHSLRATTMVQDQGLDAWGSPTRSGPSVSSRAAQVSSILHETLGLMYYKTAQREDITFPEIAVS; this comes from the coding sequence ATGGCAAGCTACAATTCTGTGGGTCGGGGTCGGGGCTCCTCAGTGGGGGCGTTCTTCGGTGGCATCGCGCGTACGATTACGTACTTCATTTTCGGCACGTTGTTGGTGATCGCGTTGATCACGGCCACAACGGCGACCCATGTGTGGTCTTTCGCCCGCGCCGATGACCGGCAGCAAGCGGACATCATCTTTGTCCTTGGGGCGGCGCAATACAACGGCAAGCCCTCCAAGTGGTTGGCCGCGCGCCTCGATCACGCGGCGGAGCTGTACAAGGAGGGCGTGGCCCCGAAGATCGTTACCGTCGGTTATAAAAAGGATGGCGACAAGTTCACGGAAGCAGAGGCAGGTAAGAACTACCTCGTCAGTGACTACGGAGTACCTGAATCCGATGTGATTGCTTTAGGGACCGGCGTGGACACAATTTCCAGCGCGGAAGCCCTACATTCCGAGGCGCAGTCTCGCGGTTGGTCAACCGCCGTGGTGGTCACCGATCCCGGTCACTCGCTGCGGGCTACCACGATGGTTCAGGATCAGGGGCTTGACGCCTGGGGCTCCCCAACCCGAAGTGGCCCCAGTGTGTCCAGCCGTGCCGCACAGGTCAGCAGCATTCTTCATGAGACACTGGGACTGATGTACTACAAAACTGCCCAGCGCGAAGATATTACGTTCCCCGAGATTGCGGTCTCTTAG
- a CDS encoding deoxyguanosinetriphosphate triphosphohydrolase produces MDNTSYRYEQHDRERIHELGDKRLGLPGSVEDRRDDFDRDRARVLHSAALRRLADKTQVVGPGTGDTPRTRLTHSLEVAQIARGIGKTLGCDPDLTELAGLSHDIGHPPYGHNGEVALDIAAEKCGGFEGNAQTLRILTRLEPKTLGPDGHSYGLNLTRASIDAACKYPWGPVAADGSRRRKYSCYADDLHVLEWARQGAPGVRKCLEAQIMDWSDDVAYSVHDVEDGIVSGRITLDVLWDLVEISALAEKGAKVFGGSVEGLLEAAGRLREMPLVARAADYGGSLQDLAGLKAMTSELVSRFVTACVTATRAEYGAGPLGRYAADLVIPPVVEAEVTLLKSVAVLYVMDETRHQAQQERQRDRIFRVTEYLWHGGIGALDPQFQGWFETAENDGAALRVVIDQVASLTESRLERLDKMASGASAAWA; encoded by the coding sequence GTGGATAACACTAGCTACCGGTATGAACAGCACGACCGGGAGCGGATTCACGAATTAGGCGATAAGCGTTTGGGGTTACCGGGATCCGTGGAGGATCGTCGTGATGATTTCGATCGCGACCGTGCCCGCGTGCTCCACAGCGCGGCTTTGCGGCGCTTGGCCGATAAGACACAGGTGGTGGGACCTGGTACGGGTGATACACCCCGCACACGTCTAACTCATTCATTGGAAGTTGCCCAGATCGCGCGGGGGATCGGCAAGACTTTGGGATGTGACCCCGACCTGACGGAATTGGCGGGGCTGAGCCACGACATTGGCCACCCTCCATACGGGCACAATGGGGAAGTGGCATTGGATATCGCCGCGGAAAAATGTGGAGGATTTGAAGGCAATGCCCAAACCCTGCGCATCCTCACACGCTTGGAGCCTAAGACCCTTGGCCCAGACGGCCATTCTTATGGCTTGAATCTCACCCGCGCCAGTATTGATGCTGCTTGCAAATACCCTTGGGGGCCGGTCGCTGCGGATGGTTCGCGCCGACGCAAATACAGCTGTTACGCGGATGACCTGCATGTATTGGAATGGGCACGCCAAGGCGCTCCTGGGGTTCGGAAGTGCCTTGAAGCTCAGATTATGGATTGGTCAGATGACGTTGCCTATTCTGTTCACGATGTGGAAGACGGCATAGTTTCCGGCCGTATCACCCTAGATGTGCTGTGGGATTTGGTGGAAATTTCAGCGCTCGCGGAAAAGGGTGCGAAGGTGTTCGGCGGTTCTGTCGAAGGGCTCCTAGAGGCAGCTGGACGGTTGCGAGAGATGCCACTGGTGGCTCGGGCAGCGGACTACGGTGGTAGCTTGCAGGACTTGGCTGGTTTGAAGGCGATGACTTCCGAGTTAGTTTCCCGCTTTGTCACCGCTTGCGTCACAGCCACGCGGGCGGAATACGGTGCCGGACCGCTGGGGCGCTACGCTGCCGATTTGGTGATTCCTCCTGTGGTGGAGGCCGAGGTGACGCTGCTGAAATCGGTGGCAGTGCTCTACGTCATGGACGAGACCCGGCACCAAGCTCAGCAGGAACGGCAGCGCGATCGCATTTTTCGAGTCACGGAATACCTTTGGCATGGGGGCATTGGCGCCCTTGATCCGCAATTCCAAGGCTGGTTTGAAACAGCAGAAAACGATGGTGCTGCGCTGCGTGTGGTTATTGACCAGGTGGCGTCATTAACAGAATCGCGATTAGAACGGCTAGACAAAATGGCCAGTGGTGCTAGTGCAGCCTGGGCCTAG
- a CDS encoding ribonuclease domain-containing protein, with protein MSKNPSPKRTVVGIGSAVAIALLSGMGWLSTQSEDSHDSGSQNRSTPSGINECNVASLPKEAEKQIKDILHDAPPDDGPADGKHFGNYENILPKQKSSYYREYTVKTPGLNHRGERRLVVGGGSKTNPEVWYYSGDHFESFCQIPDAKKSG; from the coding sequence ATGAGCAAGAACCCTTCACCCAAGCGCACTGTGGTCGGCATCGGCTCGGCCGTAGCAATAGCCCTGCTTTCCGGAATGGGGTGGCTGTCGACACAATCGGAAGACAGCCACGATTCCGGTTCGCAAAATCGTTCCACCCCGAGCGGTATCAATGAATGCAATGTCGCTTCCCTTCCCAAGGAAGCGGAAAAGCAGATCAAAGATATCCTCCACGATGCACCACCGGATGATGGTCCGGCCGATGGCAAACACTTCGGCAATTACGAAAACATCCTGCCGAAGCAAAAATCCAGCTATTACCGCGAATACACGGTGAAAACACCTGGCTTGAACCACCGTGGCGAACGCCGTCTAGTCGTGGGCGGAGGTTCCAAAACCAATCCCGAAGTCTGGTATTACTCCGGCGATCACTTCGAGTCCTTCTGCCAGATTCCGGACGCAAAGAAATCCGGTTAG
- a CDS encoding FAD-dependent oxidoreductase — protein MTHYDVLVIGSGFGGSVTALRLTEKGYNVGILEAGRRFEDKDFAKNSWHLKDFLWAPKLGFFGIQRIHLLKDVMILAGAGVGGGSLNYANTLYKPESTYFQDRQWANITDWEDELTPYYEQARKMLGVVENPTMTPADKISKQVAEEMGVGDTFRMAPVGVFFGEKVGLQGKPCETVPDPYFGGVGPERTACHECGECMTGCRHGAKNTLLKNYLYLAEKGGAKVHDRTTVTAIKPNGDGWIVETEATATVWQRRPKKRTFTADNLVVAAGTWGTQNLLHRMKDNGNLPKLPPSLGKLTRTNSEALLGANTGRYDPNVDYSQGVAITSSYFPAPDTHIEPVRYGKGSNAMGLLQTLMTDGDKLQPRVLEFIKQIFLQYKAIPRLINLRMWSQRTVINLVMQTRDNSLTTFLKKVGPLTSLSSKQGTGEPNPTWIPEGNRATRIMAKLMPKGVAGGVWSEVANIPLTAHFLGGCVIGSGPQHGVVDPYHRVWGYPTMFITDGSAITANPGVNPSLSITANAERAAAMWPNKGEQDPRPAQSEGYQRITPVEPHSPMVPPTAPAALRLPITPVR, from the coding sequence ATGACTCACTACGACGTACTAGTAATTGGCTCTGGTTTCGGTGGATCCGTGACCGCGCTGCGTTTGACCGAAAAGGGCTACAACGTCGGCATTCTAGAGGCAGGCCGTCGCTTCGAAGACAAAGACTTCGCGAAGAACAGCTGGCACTTGAAAGACTTCCTCTGGGCTCCCAAGCTGGGTTTCTTCGGCATCCAGCGTATTCATCTGCTCAAAGATGTCATGATCCTCGCGGGAGCTGGAGTAGGTGGTGGCTCCCTCAATTACGCGAACACTCTCTACAAACCCGAATCGACATACTTCCAAGATCGTCAATGGGCGAACATCACGGACTGGGAAGACGAGCTCACTCCGTACTACGAGCAGGCGCGGAAGATGTTGGGCGTCGTCGAAAATCCAACGATGACCCCCGCCGACAAAATCTCAAAGCAGGTCGCTGAGGAAATGGGTGTCGGTGATACCTTCCGTATGGCTCCCGTGGGGGTGTTCTTTGGCGAGAAAGTTGGGCTACAAGGCAAGCCCTGCGAGACGGTGCCCGATCCATACTTTGGTGGCGTGGGACCAGAACGCACGGCGTGCCACGAATGTGGCGAATGCATGACAGGTTGCCGCCACGGCGCGAAAAACACGTTGCTGAAAAACTATCTGTACCTCGCGGAAAAAGGTGGCGCGAAAGTGCATGATCGCACCACGGTGACTGCTATCAAGCCCAATGGTGATGGATGGATCGTAGAAACCGAGGCAACCGCAACAGTTTGGCAACGCCGGCCGAAAAAGCGCACCTTTACCGCCGATAACCTCGTGGTAGCGGCGGGAACGTGGGGCACCCAGAACCTACTGCACCGCATGAAAGATAACGGCAACCTGCCGAAACTGCCACCTTCTTTGGGGAAGCTGACTCGTACGAACTCAGAGGCCCTGCTTGGTGCCAATACCGGCCGGTACGATCCAAACGTTGATTACTCCCAAGGTGTAGCGATTACCTCCAGCTACTTCCCTGCCCCCGATACTCACATTGAGCCAGTGCGCTACGGCAAGGGTTCCAATGCAATGGGCTTGCTGCAGACCCTCATGACCGATGGCGACAAGTTGCAGCCGCGAGTGCTGGAATTCATTAAGCAGATCTTCCTGCAGTACAAGGCGATCCCTCGGCTCATCAACCTGCGGATGTGGTCCCAGCGCACCGTCATCAATCTGGTAATGCAAACACGGGATAACTCATTGACCACTTTCCTAAAGAAAGTCGGTCCCTTGACGTCCCTGTCTTCGAAACAAGGTACGGGAGAGCCTAACCCGACCTGGATCCCAGAGGGCAATCGCGCGACCCGCATTATGGCAAAACTCATGCCGAAGGGAGTCGCAGGTGGTGTCTGGTCCGAGGTCGCAAACATTCCGCTAACTGCCCATTTCCTAGGCGGATGCGTGATTGGTTCTGGCCCGCAGCACGGCGTGGTGGATCCGTATCACCGGGTGTGGGGCTACCCCACGATGTTCATCACCGATGGTTCCGCCATCACGGCTAACCCTGGAGTGAATCCTTCTTTGTCCATCACCGCCAACGCAGAGCGTGCAGCCGCAATGTGGCCGAATAAGGGTGAGCAAGACCCTCGACCAGCTCAGTCCGAGGGTTACCAGCGCATCACGCCAGTAGAGCCACACTCCCCCATGGTTCCTCCCACTGCACCTGCTGCACTTCGTTTGCCCATCACCCCTGTGCGCTAA